The following proteins are encoded in a genomic region of Candidatus Limnocylindrales bacterium:
- a CDS encoding GNA1162 family protein has product MKHAFVIMSVLALVSGCIRPPDYSAFRTHQPKSILVLPPMNQTVAVEAPYSYLSTVSMPLAEAGYYVFPVGVVDAFLKENGLPTPGEMHSVPVQKLGEVFGADSVLYVTITEWGQKYVVLSSNTIVAAEARLLDADTGIQIWQGKVRLVQQSGGSGNLVADLIVAVVEQIIDSSTDQARLLSRPANFALLTHQQTGLPPGPRHPAYASDSRGR; this is encoded by the coding sequence ATGAAGCACGCATTCGTGATCATGTCGGTGTTGGCCTTGGTCTCCGGCTGCATTAGGCCGCCAGACTATTCAGCCTTTCGTACGCACCAGCCCAAGAGCATTCTCGTGCTTCCGCCGATGAATCAGACGGTCGCGGTCGAGGCTCCATACTCCTATCTTTCTACCGTCAGCATGCCGCTGGCCGAGGCGGGATACTACGTCTTCCCTGTCGGCGTCGTGGACGCGTTCCTCAAGGAGAACGGGCTGCCGACGCCCGGCGAGATGCACAGCGTGCCGGTGCAGAAACTAGGCGAAGTGTTCGGCGCAGACTCGGTGCTTTACGTGACGATTACGGAGTGGGGGCAGAAGTATGTCGTCCTCAGCTCGAATACGATCGTGGCCGCGGAAGCACGCCTATTGGATGCCGACACGGGCATCCAGATCTGGCAAGGCAAGGTCCGATTGGTCCAGCAGTCCGGCGGCAGTGGCAACCTCGTTGCCGACCTCATCGTGGCCGTGGTCGAACAGATCATTGATTCGTCCACGGATCAGGCGCGGCTACTGTCACGCCCTGCCAACTTCGCGCTACTGACACACCAGCAGACTGGGTTGCCGCCGGGGCCGCGGCATCCCGCGTATGCCAGCGATTCGCGCGGACGGTAG
- a CDS encoding DUF4810 domain-containing protein — MSPSIARRLRTALLMLLAGAATSACQPQAMYRWGGYEDVLYRSLARPDGSDTATHCAKLAADVQRTLAEGKRVPPGVHAHLGYLYYLEGSVDEARRQFDAERTAYPESAVFVDGLMARLAGAGPAAMVTSAPVATATASTPAPHNQ, encoded by the coding sequence ATGTCCCCGTCAATCGCGCGGCGGCTGCGGACTGCGCTGCTCATGCTTCTGGCCGGCGCGGCGACCAGCGCGTGCCAACCGCAAGCCATGTACCGCTGGGGCGGCTACGAGGACGTGCTCTACCGGTCGCTTGCGCGTCCCGACGGAAGCGACACGGCAACCCACTGCGCAAAGCTGGCTGCCGACGTCCAGCGCACGCTCGCGGAGGGCAAGCGCGTGCCGCCGGGCGTTCACGCACATCTTGGATACCTCTACTACCTGGAGGGCAGCGTCGATGAAGCTCGGCGTCAGTTCGATGCAGAGCGGACCGCGTATCCCGAGTCGGCGGTGTTCGTTGACGGACTGATGGCGAGGCTGGCCGGCGCCGGCCCCGCAGCGATGGTTACGTCCGCTCCGGTGGCCACTGCTACGGCATCGACGCCTGCACCGCACAACCAGTGA